The genomic window ATCATTGAATTCAACATTGTTAAACTAAATGAGGGTTGGAATAAAATGCATGaggaaaacactgcacagtacTGAAAACATTATGACTGCCGCCATGGAACAATGCTCTGTATATTATGGACATAAGCCTTATCACTGCTGTGATTTTACCACGAGTGGTGAAAATGTTACCCTCTTCATTGTCACTTGCCCAGGTGTGATCTGCAGCCTCACACAAGCCGCATCCCAATCCGGAGGGTGGGGTCAACTGATGCCCCTTCAACGCATGACAGTAAAACATCCTCTATTAGCAAGAATCCTTCCTCATCTGGGAAAAAAGAGGAGTCCACCACCATGAAGGTCTGGAAGCTGATCAGACCTGGCCTCCACCGACACCTGTCCCTGTCAGGCACgtactgtgtgtatataaataaacacgTTATTGTGTATAGTATATAGCTATGTATCACTAACTGTAAACTAGAGCTGCCTGAGTTGTTCAGCTTCAATATTGGTTCGTCAAAAggtacagtgcatccagaaggTATTCTGTACACAGTTAACATCGGCATACTGTTTCACCGTACAGGTGTATCAGGGAAAGAGGGTGCCATGCAGCTGGCCTCTCAGGCACTAATGAAGAAGAGCACAGACAGGAGCTTACACTACAAAGGAAATACTATCATAGAAACCGCCCCAGAGACGGATGAAACACTGCAACAGGTGGGAGCAGACATGCACACGTTGTGTCAATTAGCATTACCATAACATTGCAGTAAGACAGCTGCATGAGCATGAATTAATGAAATGACTATGCTAGTCTGCACCATGTTGTCTTCAAAGGTTGAGGAAGCTCCAGTGATGCCGCTGCCTGAACCTGTGAACATGTGTGAGACAGTGACCCTGTGTGGAGAAGCGTAGGAACTGCACAGCAGAGGCACatctgtgtatgtctgtatttgCTTAATGTGAGTCACCGCAGGAGAATTATTTGGGGGCGTATTTATGTgcaattcaacatttttaacattatttattgtgaCTTTCCAGTGTTTACGTGGTGTCTTCAGCCATGCTGTTCAACATAGTCATACCTAGGCCCAATATGCCCAATATAATCAATAAGCAGCTTTGCTTGAGCAGGCAAGAATTAAATGCCTTGCTCAGTGACACCACAACAGTGGCTGAAGTGGGGGGAAAGGCACATTTTCCCCATGCAAGGTTTTAAACAGATCAAGATCCATAGACTTTAAATATCTTTTAACATTTCAgcttattgtattgtattgtacctcacatatatttttgtaattttagtcCTTCTCTTCTATTGCTCCCTCTGCCAAAAAGATGTTTAATGCACTCTGACCATTACTGTTATGCacagataaatacagtatgatttCACAGTCAGCAGTATACAAACGGATGAGCACAACAGCAcctttacaaatgttttatttccttggatttagaaataaatgtgtgagaGAAGTGTAATGTAATTCTTCCAAGTTGTTGTGCTGTGCTTTGTGATAATGCCCATAAAAGGTATCTAAACCCTGTTGGGCTTATAGTGGATATGTACCACAATGATAAACAGATCATAACTGTTAAATCTTACAGATCTTCGTAAGTGAAGATATAAAATACTAGATAAGATTTTAGTTTTCAGCTGCTTTATTTAACACACCCAAATTATTGCTGGTGTCAtagttattttataataaatatatattataaagttATATGCAAGATCAGGACACTAGTGAGGAGAGGAAATCCCAAAAAAATGGATAACAAAGTTACTGAAAAGTACCAATGACAAGCCTCAGAATGCTTGTGAGGGAACTAAGGCTCgtgtgaaaatactgtaatttgCAGGATTCATTTTTTAAGCCAGTTACAACATCAGAAGTTAATTCACACctaaaacacagactgactgtAATTGTTAACtcttagaaatactgtatgacTTTGGGATGAATATTTACATatcaaatgttgttttaaaattatattaatcctgttttattttacttttgtttcaACTAATTTACTGTGattcaatttaataaaacatgaaaaagtcAAAGTGGGCAGATCCTTTTATAGGCACTATGTTCCTAGAATATAGTGACAATCCTTTAGAACTTTATGTTCAACACTACACCATTACTTAAtatcttgtcttttattttaaatgtgataagCATACACTAAAGCAGCGGTGGCTAACCCTGGTCTTTGAGGGCagcagccctgcttgtttttccaaCCATCCCCACACTTACAGCTTCTcgctgactgaacacacctgatcctagtaatcagcagtgggtagggcagatATAGttggaaaaacaagcaggacagtggctctTATAAAGTATATATTAAGTGTGAGATCAACTGGTTTTTACCAGTTAAACTGAAGATGCTTTAGCCACAACATTGTGGATGTAGGTCAGCAtaggaaaaatgtaatgctggccGTGATTGTGATGTAGCTGCAGAGCAGTCAAAGTCCATGTTGAGCCCCTGTCTACTATGACAGATGCTattaatattgtggctgatcagtgtacaGCTAATGTTTATACGATAGTGAAAATGCACATACATGCGCAATAGCTTAAGAGATTTAATGAAACATCAATGCAAATGGAATTCATGcagttttattagaaaaaacatGACTGTGCAATCTTAATGACATAGAAATTCAACTCCTGGAAAGAACTGCAGATGGGGAATGTTGTTTCCAAGGTGGTGGCTTTGACTCCCATCTCACCTGTGGAGAAGAAATAAGTCTTTAAATTGGGTTCACAGACATGAAATCTTGGTTGTCAAACAACCGTTTGACATTTCTAAATTGTCTTCATTGGCTTTATTTGGGTGCACCAGCACAAGTGAGTCACCAGGATGCATTTTATTTGCGCTTAAAAAGAGGAATGAGTGAGATGAGGAGATCTGCAAATACAGTAACAGTGTTtatgctgcagcttctcctaCAGAGCGAATGGCAggcaggagaagagagagaaaagtgaggTTAGGTTATAAAAATCTGTGGTTCCAACTCTTATAAAATACttgatatattttaaatattttcatttgatcATTAAACGCTCAGTCAAGTTcagcatattttttttattcatttatgaaTAATTGTGGTATTTAATCTAatgcaaaaagagagaaaataactaACAACATATCAGCCTTATATAGCAACCATAGACCTTCCTGCTCCCTAAAGATCAGCGTTGTCcattgaaaaaaacattttgatcgATCACTCGTTTCTTCACATTTTAACGATGGTTGATGTAGTGTTAACTGATCAGCGCTTCACAATGTGCCAAGATGACTTAAATCTACATTTGCTTCTTTAAGTCACTGGTATACCATACCTTTTAAATCATGGCGTTCAGTGATGAAGCATTGTGTTAAAACTCTGATTTGGTCAAACATATGGCTACATTGAAAGTGGTAGCTCCgaataaacatttcaaagcaGTGAACCATCTTAGGCAAACACAGATCGGACTCACCTCTCCAACCATATTGGGTGCCTCTACTCCTGCTTCTTGGGGTTATTGACAGCGACGTAGTGATATAGAACAACCAGCAAGAACAAAGACACGCCAAGTATGTTGGCAAATATTGCCAGCTGCACGTCTGTCACCATTCTGAAAAGCATAAAGAGATTCAATGGACCAAGTGTAAGAAGACCATTCCTGGATAATGAGGCAATCGTCATTTTGGTAGATTGTAAAccatttacaataaatatactgtttacGTGCATCATATCTGTTAATTTTCCAAAGTGTAATACTGGTTTTCACATATGTGAATGCATATGAGCTTCCATTCATATTTATGTCATTCTGATGTGATATGGCAAAAAACGACAAATGTCAAAGGTTATACACGACAAACTAATCTTCACAATGATACAATGCATAAGGTCTCAGTTATACTCTTAAGGCTACCTATCTATGACATTGAACTTTTTCCCTGCACAGAAAATTGTAGAAgagtcaacattttaaatataaaagaaaataaattgtgaTATTGCATATCGATATGCAATAACGTTGGCCAAAAAACAGTATATTTCTCTATATGCTAAGCCATGACGTAAATTAGGTTTTTGGGTCTTTTATGCAGACAAAAGTCATTTTCTGACTACATAACGAGTCGCATATTGTACATAATACAGAAGGTGACGGAGTAACTATAACTACAATCAGTAATGATTATGTGATTTTAATTAAGCTGCCaaatcactgtaaatgtgatggGAGCAAAAACCTGTTTAACGTTAACCAATCTAGCTAACCTAGCTAGCTAGTTAACATTAAAGCAAGCTAACCACTTTAAGGAACGCTTCACATACGTATCtacataattacaaaataaaacctaataCTTAATAGCTTGCCTTTTTACTTACATTAACCtttgagttgtgtttttactcTGGGTTTGACAGATCCTTCAGCCGCTCAGCAGCACACAAGCTAACGTGTCCCTCCTTCCGGCTGGACAGGAAAGCCACGTCACGCTTAGGAGCGCCATAGAAATAGTTTTATTAGAGCCGACCTCGGAGGTCAattaacaaaactaaaacttaCATGCAGCACCTCCACAACAATGTTCCTAAATAACTGTCACGAATGACACCAGAACTGCTTATAATTATACCGCTGTGTGCCACTCAacacagtttaattattttttctcgCTCTTTTGTTACAGTCATCCGCGCCAGAGGTGGCGGTAGTGAGCGCCAGTGAGCTggctgcttcctccccgtaggAGTGGCCCAAAGGTTTCGACATCACCTCACCCGGCGTGAACGGCAGCGGCTAAATTAGATGTTACTTCAACTCGGCAGCTAGCGTTGGGCATTTGCATTCAAGAAGGAAAGCTATTTATTTATCTCATCACTGAGCTACACTGTACCACTATGGTTCTTTACGAATATGTCACTCAGGAGCAGCTTGCGGGCTTCGACAAATACAAGGTATTGTTAAACATTAGAATAGCATGCTAGCGGTTAGCGATTGAGCTGCCAGCGTATGTGTGTCTTCACAGCTAGTTGTCACGATCTGCAGGGTGCTTCCCTGGTTAGAGCTGGTGCGTGAATCTAGTGAGTGTCATCTGCTGTTGTACCGGATGAAGGGGAATTTTCACCTAGAAAATAAAAGCGTAGTCGTGTTCAATAAtagcatttattttgtgtgcttCGTTAGTTACAAACAACATAAGTGCTATATAAAGTGcagtaaataacaacaaaatcatttaGTATTTTGAATAGATTGATGTAGTGCCTGAACACCTTTAAGGTGCACAACTGTAGGCAGtttcttattttgaaagtatTGGCCGGAAAAGTGATTGTTTACCACCTCGTACTTGACATTGGCGCATATGTGCTAATAGCTAGCTAATAGCTCATTCTCTTCGTCAGTATTTGTATTCACCATTAACTAAGGCGTTGGTTGGTCTTTTCTCACATTTCAGAGACCTCCCCGTTTCAGTGGTTATATGATCATCTCTTTGTTCACTGCTATTACAGGAACAACAGAAGTGTTATAAGGCTAAGTAGCTGCTGTAATGGACAAGTAAGGGGAAAAACACTCAACTTGAACCAGTTCacgggtgggtgggtgggtggagggAGCCTGACAAGTGAAGCCACTTTCAGAGAAATTTCTATCAGCATAAATTTGTGATGCAAAAATGTTTGCAATGGTACTAAGCCTTCCTGTATGTCATTCAAAGCTTTTAGTGTTCGCTTTATTCTCCTATAGATGTCCATACATGTGACAATACAGGGAGACTATGGAAGACAAGGAGTGGCAGTCATTTCAAGAATCTCCTAAGACAACTCAGTATTGATAAGAGGACATCATTTAACTTGGACactttacatgtatttgtttgtcagtgtgaaataACCCCTGAAGATTACAGACACACAACCTACAAACTGAAGACTTTCAACAAATGTTAAGACCTTGTGTACTTTTTAAACATAAGTTGTAAAATTACACGTTTTGCTATTTTCTAGTATTTTTACTGTCACATTCTTTACCATTAGAAGACTCTAAAGGCCATTCAGGCTTTCTCTGTAATACCTCCTTTTACTGAGACTTATGCAATGAATGACTCCTCCGAGCTTTTTACCAAGAGAGGCTTTTGTCCAATAACTGCTTTGTAAAGTGGCTCACTGGATCTCACACGTGTTGACTACTGTGCCTCCGGCGCTTCTTGCTGGATGAGAGTGGAGGATGACAAATGACAGTGAATGAAAGGATTGTGGCTGTTTGACAGAGTGGGTTTTCTTGAAAGGTGCACAAATGCAGACAACAAGCGTGGAAGTGAAAAGCACATGAGAGCTGAAATCGCTGCATTGATTGTGTCGCTGCGTTTTTCACGCTGTCATCCATCTTTAGTGACGTTCTTTGTCACACTTAGCACAAGACTGGCGTGACACCTCCTTTATAGTGTGAAAGTTACTGATGCGTCATTTGTGCTTTTCATCTGTACAGTCatgtttgtacatgtacatgGCTGTGGATATATGGTAATGAATATACATATTGGTTATTTGatattaaacaacatttagacTGATTGTATTTACATATAACATTTATATTGACCTAGTTGAAGTGATAGGTAACATAACGACAATCTCTCATAAGTTAAATTCAAATCTTAATAATACACCAGATAATTCATTGTGCTGGCTAAGTGCAAACATGACTACACATGTGTATTACTGCTGTGTGCTTGGTTTTTGGCTGTTATAATATTAACTGCTTCATCATATCTGCAGTAAACCCTTTTATAGTAGTTAATTTTAGAGAGGGGTTACAAATCAGTTATTAACTATTTTGTACTCACTTGAAATTGCATATTTAGCTCCTTTTCCAAGTGAACTAGGAGTGGCAATGAAAATGAAACCTTAAAAATAGGAGTCTATTACAAATGACAGTCATACCAAAGGATTGACATAAGAGAGGCAGAACTTGCTCTTTCATTTGAAATGCTTGCTTAGCaaaacacactaaacacagtgaaataccCCCCTAAATAGTATGAACTCTAATTAGGCTGCATTAAGCTGCAGCACTCACACATGTTCGTCACACCTGGGTAAAGTTACAGAGACTAGAGTCAGGTTTGTTTTGATCTGCATGATGACAAGCTAAGTTATCCAGTAAGCATGTTACCTGTGAGGCAATATGATGGTCGTTTACAAATCCTGGTATACTTCCAGTTAGAAGAAATGAATCAAATTTAAAACCAAGAATGATAATAACACCCTGACTGACTGAATTATGTGTCTCTTTCCAGTACAGTGCAGTGGACTCCAATCCCCTGTCTATCTATGTTATGCACCCTTTCTGGAACTTTGTGGTGAAGGTGAGGCTAGAGTTGAACGAGTGATTCAACTctatgtgtctgtttgtttgtttgtctgcgTGTGCTACATCATTAATGAGTTTTCCAGCTGCCTGCTGTGATACTGTAACGTTACAGCCTTACACGCTGCTGCCACCTTCCTCTTTCACCCCGTGTCAGAACAAATCAGTCTCTGATGCAATGGCGTTTTCTGGACTTTGGAGATACTGTGACGTCTGAATGCTGTCGCTATGGACCTGATAACATGCACAGACTGTGTGTCTCAAGATACACTGATCCATTTCCCTTGTAATCAGTAATGTTAAGACATTGACACAATTCTGTATTTATCTTCATCAAGCCTTATATATTTAgccttattattatatatttttacatttctaccagataggaaataaaaaaagtcacaccATTGCCTTTGAATTCATCTGTGTCTGGCAGATATGTAATGAAATTGTGACATTAATTACAGTCTAATTGTCGAATAagtgttgttattgttgtgagAATTGTTGttcacagttgtgttttttttctttgtcaacaGTTTCTACCAACATGGTTGGCGCCAAACCTCATTACTTTCACAGGTTTTATGTTCCTTGTGTTGAACTTTGCAATGTTGGCCTTCTACGACTTTGACTTCACTGCCTCTGGTAGGTGATCTGCTTAGTGCTCACTACTTAGTTCTCCCCTGGCTGTGCTTTTCCCGGCCTTGAAGGAGTGTTGTTCGCTTTATTTTGTCCTAAAACCTGCTAACAGCAAGTTGAAACTGGTCAATCTCTgtagaagacagagagagaaccaGAGGCATGTCAGCTTGTTTGTGAGAGGCAAAGTCCATAACCCAGTGTAACGTGACTCTCTGTGTTGGCACACAGTGATCAGTAACCCATGACATagtacatacacatacacactgaactATCATTGTAAACAGCATCgctaaaacataaacaaagactGACACAAAACTTTATCATGTATCTTCCTCGCATTATTGCTTACTTTGTGCCCACACACACGTACTCACGAACACATGAAGCTTGCACACGTACAGATATGACTCTTACAGTAAACTTTTTAATCAATATGAAAGTGGGTCAAAGTGATCTGACATAAAAAATTGCTCTCAGGAGTCAGTTCCCACAAAAATAGCAAAACCAAAGTATACGCACATCAAGTATTCACCTAAAAacattaactttttttatttttttatttctgcatattTGTTAGTTTTAGATTTGATGAGTTTTATTTGGACTGTGTGATATAATGCATATTTACattgtttgtgtctcagctgCAAGACATGAACACGTGCCTAGTTGGGTCTGGGTTGCTGCAGGGATCTTCAACTTCTTGGCCTATACTCTCGGTGAGTCCTAACCCCTGTAGcccctgtgtgttgtttttttttcccttctctgaCTTTCTGAGAGGCCCAGGGGCACAGTTACTCTTAAAAACATAAGCACAAGCATAAAGCTATCAGACTGTGTTCAACATATGTTCAACGTTTTCCACTCCAGATCTTCATCAGCAGCATGTGTGCTCCGAGTTGTTGCTTCcatttgttgttgcagtttttagCATTGCtttctaaatattaaatgaagTTTATAAGCTTATTGGAATAGTATAAGTGTCAtatagacatactgtatgtcgtAAAGATGCCCTCATATATTCTACAGGCTGTTAGTCAATGAACCTAACTACAGTCAAATACATCCAGATTTATTTTACTGCCAAATTCCTCctctgttggtgtgtttgttcGTGTGAAGACGTACCCTGTGAACCAGACGGATGTCAGTTAAAAATCCTGCTGACCATTTTGTGaaccattaaaataaaacaacttttcaTATGCTGTTTCATATGAGGATGTGTTTGCAGACTACTTCCATATGTGGATGAAATGAGTGTGGCCCAGATCAGAGGTTGTAACAATGAATTCAGTGGTGGGAAGTAAGaatgttattgttttcacaGACTTTGCACAGTTTTGTGAGTGTGGGCAGCTGCTATGGCTGAGCGCAAATgtgtaatgtataaaaaaaaaaagtttaataatagTTGGTTCCTATATAAATATGctatgtctttatttctgttgtatAGATGGTGTTGATGGGAAACAGGCGCGGCGCACCAACTCCTCCACACCACTGGGGGAACTTTTTGACCACGGCCTGGACAGCTGGGCCTGCATCTTCTTTGTGGCCACTGTTTACTCCATATTTGGGCGTGGGGAGAGCGGAGTGGGCGTGGCCACACTGTATTACATCTTGTGGGTGGTGCTGTTCTCCTTCATCCTGTCCCACTGGGAGAAATACAACACTGGCATCTTGTTTCTGCCCTGGGGGTACGACATGAGTCAAGTGGTAAGGATGCAAGctaacactgtttacagtgtcaacagttttacatttaccaTCAAACATTTAGGACTGGGCTCACCAACTAGTTTTCAATGGGGGCCATATTCAATGCAatccaaaaaattaaaaatcatcaACACGATGTTGATTGAACATGATCCAGTTTTCCCAAAACTAGATGATGGTAATCCAATTaaacaaatccaaaaataaatgtttctgtgtggcAATCAGTTGTGAGTCTACAAGGCCATactttgaataaataatttgaagaaagaaagacgAGAAAATCTATGACGGTGTGATCTTGATCTTGAAAACACAGGTTTGTAGAATGGTGTCATCTCTCAAACAAAGGAGGTTTCTGGTGATCTTAGAACATGAGTTGTTGGTGCTCACTCGGCTGGAAAATATTGCAAAAGAATCTCCATAGAATTTGGACACCATTCATCTCTTGGGCTAGTTGTGTACAAATAGAGAACAATTAGCACCATTGTTACCCTCCCCAGTGGTAGTCAACCAACAAAGATCATTCCAAGAGCACGGTGTGTAATAATCTAGGAGGTCAGAAAGAAACCCCAGGGTAATGTCTAGGAGCTAAAGGCCCCTCTTGTGGTCGTGGCTATTATCAGTGTTTGAGTCCACAACTTGATAAACCATGTACATGGGAACTGAATTGTCACATACCGACATTCTAACAACTTGTCTTGGGTCTTTTCTCTTCTCAGACCATCTCTCTCGTTTACCTGGTCACTGCTGTGGTTGGTGTGGAAACCTGGTACCAGCCAGTCCTGTTCCACTTCCTGTATAGAGACCTTTTCACCTTTATGATCATAGGTGAGCTGTGATTGATCACACTGAATACATTCATTCACTTTGCCCAAACAGCTCTAGtaatttgtgtttattgatTTTCAGCCTGTTCCTTCACTGTGACCTTGCCCATGAGCCTTTACAATGTCCTCAAGTAAGTACAGCTGTCATtagcattttgttattttgtactaTTTCAGTCAGAGCTCTGaaccttttttctgtctgtggtaTTGCAGGGCTTATCGCAATGACACTCTGAAGCACAGCAGCCTGTATGAAGCTTTCCTGCCCTTCCTTTCTCCCGTCCTGCTCTTCATCTTGTCCACCGCTTGGGTGGTGTTCTCGCCGTCCAGCATCCTTGAGCTGCAACCCAGGATCTTCTACCTCATGGTGGGGACGGCATTTGCCAATGTCACGGTGAGTGTCTGCTGCATTTTCAAaacacttttagtttttttttgctgttgagaaacacacatttctgtacttatgtttttgtctgtactTGTTTTGTAGTGTAAGCTGATTGTGTGTCAGATGAGTAACACACGGTGTCAAGCACTGAGTTGGCTGTTGCTGCCTATGTCGGTGGTGGTGCTGTTAGCACTCAGTGGGGTGGTCGCCAACGAGACGCTACTTCTATATTTGTGGACAGCCGCTGTCATACTAGCACACATACACTACGGTGTATCAGTGGTAAGatcacacacactaaaactttaCTTATTGGACTTTTTTATGCATTATATGCGTTTTTCTATTGGATTGTGGGCCTGCTCACAGTAGATGcggtaaatatatatttttaatgagcTTGATCCGTGATCTTTTGTTGTTTAAGTTGTAAATTACACAcgcacattttgaatttgaattagGTGCAAagtaatgttttgttctttactATTGCTAGGTACAACAGCTTAGCAGCCACTTCAAGATTTGCACCTTTTCCTTGAAGAAGCCTAACAGTGACTGACAGGAGGAGGAACGAATCAGCTTGAAAGGAGCGGAGGTTTAGACTCCTCCCCTCCCACTGACACGTCACTCTCATCACTTTGGAAACTGCATCCCCTACCCTCCATTCATGAGGACACTGCAAGCAGACTGGACCGTGGCCCTCTTTTCCCACTGTCTGTAAactcacatatacacagaaTAACACccatttgaacacacacacattccttgCCAACCAACCAAACTGTGGACTCGGCGATGGGACGGTCCCAGGGGCTCCGGCTTCCGTTATTGGTGATTGGCTAACTTAGTTACTTAGTTAGCCAATGAGGTGCAATTGTTTCCTACGGAAATGTGCTTCAGTCATGAGGACAGGAGCCCAGACGagccatgcaaacacacacacacacgcatacacacacattttgcattCATGCAACTAATTTATATGTTGTGGCAAGTatttcacaacaaacacagccacacagtTGCACTCACATAGTATTATGAATGTATACGCCTTGGGGGAAATGCCgtttcagttttattctaaTAACAGGAATGCCTCAAGTAGTGTTGTTTCAAATTGACCAAACTTCTAAACTCTGGACACATGTGGctcacacagccacagctgtGTCCACAGTTTAAAGGTTCagtcacctttttcttttttctttcttttttttttttttttttaatcattggACAATATTCAGTCGGAAATCTCTGTGATATATGTTAATAGTTGtataaacacactgtttgtttgtgttaaggGGTTTGgggcattttattttcaaactgaaGTAAATCTTAAAATTATGATTTCTCCTGTAAAACATTGTATAAATTTCCCTCTAATTAATTCCACATTGAGCTCTGTAATAACAGCAGTCATAAGAAAACAAAGTTGAACATTGACTTACCAGGGCAAGAATTGAAAACAGTAACCTCTGAACTCCGCTAACCTTCACCTTGACCCCTGTCTGACCACTGGCGTCCCAGCTCTCCCTACCCTCTGAAGTGTCGTGTCTTCATGCTGGTTcgttctcttttatttatttaattttttttaacatatgtttatttgctattttttttattactctgttgccatggcaatggTGTGTGGTTTAGATGCTCAGCGCTTGAATGAAGAGTGGTTCCAAAAACCGTCAACGGAACGGACTCACTCTGAAGGAACAAGCCATCGCACAGGACACCGCAAACGCCACAACACCGGCTGgctcacacacagatactgttaTCACACCTTTTATACTTTCTGTAACATAACaggttgttattgttttgtttttttttttagtctgttAAACACTGTGATTTAACCTATGTTTCCATGGTGAAGATGGAGTAGTGGCTGCAGACTGGACTTGGCCTCtcatcaattttttttttcaaacctttcctcttcttcattttttagTACATCATTCTATTCCAGTGCAGTTGTAGTTTGATGACAATGTCAAGAGAATCAGGTCCGGACAGTGTGTGGAGTAGGGCTTTCAGACATTTAGCGCACAGCTGGAAAATGTCTTGAGTCAGATGTGTGCTCACAtggaagcaaacaaacaaagatttcAGCCATGGCTTTTGTGTGACAGCACAGCAGAGATCACATTCTGACATTAACTGGACATTGTACTAGTGTAAAGTCCAGGTAAACTCAAGGTCCTCTGGTTTTCTggttctcacatgcagctcacctgggTAATGTCTACATTTGTTTggggttccagtgcatgtctggaagcagttcaagtgtgtgtgtttgtttgtgtgtaaccTGATGCTTCCAAATCCCTTTTAGCCTCAGTGGCcagctttgtttatttctaagAACGTTGTCATGTTTCAGGTCTTTTGCAGCATACTGGTTGTCTCGAGTTGGATAGAATCTCAGCTCTGCTCAAGAATCAGTTCAGTCTTGGTTTggttgaaatgtaaatgaagtgCACCATTAGTTTGTTTTCAAACTACAATTTTCAAATCCTAGTTCTCAGCCAAACCAAAATGTGCAGATTATGCTTGGGCCACACTGTTGGGTGTCAAAAACAGGTGTCCCTGTCAGCCATAAACCATCAGTCTAATGTCTGGATCTCACTGTTTATGAATGAAAGCTGTTAAAACAAACCAGAATATCAGTTGTTGGAAAAGCCTTGTACTTGACTTGTGAAGGGCAAGTTCAGTTGGGAGTT from Anabas testudineus chromosome 24, fAnaTes1.2, whole genome shotgun sequence includes these protein-coding regions:
- the selenoi gene encoding ethanolaminephosphotransferase 1, encoding MVLYEYVTQEQLAGFDKYKYSAVDSNPLSIYVMHPFWNFVVKFLPTWLAPNLITFTGFMFLVLNFAMLAFYDFDFTASAARHEHVPSWVWVAAGIFNFLAYTLDGVDGKQARRTNSSTPLGELFDHGLDSWACIFFVATVYSIFGRGESGVGVATLYYILWVVLFSFILSHWEKYNTGILFLPWGYDMSQVTISLVYLVTAVVGVETWYQPVLFHFLYRDLFTFMIIACSFTVTLPMSLYNVLKAYRNDTLKHSSLYEAFLPFLSPVLLFILSTAWVVFSPSSILELQPRIFYLMVGTAFANVTCKLIVCQMSNTRCQALSWLLLPMSVVVLLALSGVVANETLLLYLWTAAVILAHIHYGVSVVQQLSSHFKICTFSLKKPNSDUQEEERISLKGAEV
- the ost4 gene encoding dolichyl-diphosphooligosaccharide--protein glycosyltransferase subunit 4, coding for MVTDVQLAIFANILGVSLFLLVVLYHYVAVNNPKKQE